A genomic region of Notamacropus eugenii isolate mMacEug1 chromosome 3, mMacEug1.pri_v2, whole genome shotgun sequence contains the following coding sequences:
- the CREM gene encoding cAMP-responsive element modulator isoform X18, with translation MPTYQIRTPTTALPQGVVMAASPGSLHSPQQLAEEATRKRELRLMKNREAARECRRKKKEYVKCLENRVAVLENQNKTLIEELKALKDLYCHKAE, from the exons ATGCCAACTTACCAGATCCGAACTCCTACTACTGCTTTGCCACAGGGAGTTGTAATGGCAGCCTCTCCAGGAAGTTTGCATAGTCCACAGCAACTAGCAGAAGAGGCAACCCGTAAACGAGAATTAAGACTTATGAAAAATAG GGAAGCTGCTCGGGAGTGTCGCAGGAAGAAGAAGGAGTATGTCAAATGTCTTGAAAATCGTGTGGCTGTTCTTGAAAACCAAAACAAGACTCTCATTGAGGAACTCAAGGCCCTCAAAGATCTTTATTGCCACAAAGCAGAGTAA
- the CREM gene encoding cAMP-responsive element modulator isoform X16, with protein MAVTGEDTAATGDMPTYQIRTPTTALPQGVVMAASPGSLHSPQQLAEEATRKRELRLMKNREAARECRRKKKEYVKCLENRVAVLENQNKTLIEELKALKDLYCHKAE; from the exons CAGCTACTGGTGACATGCCAACTTACCAGATCCGAACTCCTACTACTGCTTTGCCACAGGGAGTTGTAATGGCAGCCTCTCCAGGAAGTTTGCATAGTCCACAGCAACTAGCAGAAGAGGCAACCCGTAAACGAGAATTAAGACTTATGAAAAATAG GGAAGCTGCTCGGGAGTGTCGCAGGAAGAAGAAGGAGTATGTCAAATGTCTTGAAAATCGTGTGGCTGTTCTTGAAAACCAAAACAAGACTCTCATTGAGGAACTCAAGGCCCTCAAAGATCTTTATTGCCACAAAGCAGAGTAA
- the CREM gene encoding cAMP-responsive element modulator isoform X17 — protein sequence MAVTGEDTAATGDMPTYQIRTPTTALPQGVVMAASPGSLHSPQQLAEEATRKRELRLMKNREAAKECRRRKKEYVKCLESRVAVLEVQNKKLIEELETLKDICSPKTD from the exons CAGCTACTGGTGACATGCCAACTTACCAGATCCGAACTCCTACTACTGCTTTGCCACAGGGAGTTGTAATGGCAGCCTCTCCAGGAAGTTTGCATAGTCCACAGCAACTAGCAGAAGAGGCAACCCGTAAACGAGAATTAAGACTTATGAAAAATAG GGAAGCTGCTAAAGAATGTCGACGTCGAAAGAAAGAATATGTAAAATGTCTGGAGAGTCGTGTTGCAGTGCTGGAAGTTCAGAACAAGAAGCTTATAGAGGAACTTGAAACCTTGAAAGACATTTGCTCTCCCAAAACAGATTAG
- the CREM gene encoding cAMP-responsive element modulator isoform X19: MPTYQIRTPTTALPQGVVMAASPGSLHSPQQLAEEATRKRELRLMKNREAAKECRRRKKEYVKCLESRVAVLEVQNKKLIEELETLKDICSPKTD, translated from the exons ATGCCAACTTACCAGATCCGAACTCCTACTACTGCTTTGCCACAGGGAGTTGTAATGGCAGCCTCTCCAGGAAGTTTGCATAGTCCACAGCAACTAGCAGAAGAGGCAACCCGTAAACGAGAATTAAGACTTATGAAAAATAG GGAAGCTGCTAAAGAATGTCGACGTCGAAAGAAAGAATATGTAAAATGTCTGGAGAGTCGTGTTGCAGTGCTGGAAGTTCAGAACAAGAAGCTTATAGAGGAACTTGAAACCTTGAAAGACATTTGCTCTCCCAAAACAGATTAG